The stretch of DNA ATTCCCAGTATCTCACGCATCCCCAGTCACACACATGTGTGCCCAGACCTCCACATCTCTCCCCTCCACTGGGTGCCATACGGTACCGGTGGAAACTACAGCTCGTAACAGTCCCATACGCTGGGGTCAACCCCAtgagggaaagaaacagcaagtgaACTGGAAGCAGGTGATGCAGGAATAGGGTCTGTGTCATATTTAGATGACTCAGACATGGAGCTGACTCTGCTGACTGCCCTGACGGACCATCCTTGAACATCGGAGAGATGGCTGCTTGCTTCAGGATACACCTCTCCTAGCCTACCCTGAATACCCGCTTCAAAGAAACTATTTGCCAGATGAGCCAACTGgagtgttttctgctttgtttgggcctttgtttgttttctattttggcTATGTTTCCTCATGATAAAAGCAGCCTTTGATATGAGTGCAGCGCTTAACGACGCACATCTCCTGTTCCTCCTGGCTCCCCTCTCTAGCTCCATCTCTGTGCATCCCTGCCTCTTCTTGTTATGATGCTTTTGCTTCTCGTTATCTAACAACTGTTTCTCTGTTCTGTAAATTACTTTTAGCTCTGTGCCAACATCCTTTCTCTGTAGGCTCCCCAAAGGTTCAATTATCTGCTGTttgctccttctcttttttcttcttgtgtaattttcattttaacactAATTACCAGCTCCATACCAAAGATACCCAACTGTCCCTAGCTTTCACCACCCTGGTGGCTCCACACCCCTCTTCCTAACCTCAGCTATGCTCTGAAGCACAAACAATGACTTCATCTCAACATTCATAATCAAAACGGCTCAAAGGCAGAAGTGTTTCTAAGAGGAAAAGGCAGTCTTTGAAGACACAGTTCCCCATTATTTCCCTTTTTGGCTCCTCAGGAATGGACTGGGCTCTAAAAGGCATTACTGGTGGAGCTATCCCAGAAAAATCCCCGTCAATGCTGCAGTTTAACATCACAGTAAGGGAATCAGTGTGGTCCTGCAATTAACAAACTATTAGCAAAAGAACCTTCTTGCCCAGTTAAGCTGTGCTGATATGGTGGGTTTTGCTAACAGTTATATTAATCAGCAATGTGATTTCTACCAATACAGTTAGGCTGCCAACATTTGAATGAACTGGCCTGAGCCGGGGTTTGAGACTTCCTCTTGCTTTCACTGTTCACATGGCTATGCTCCCTCAGTTCTGACTTCGACTGACAGCATCAGTCACACCATTGCTCTCCTACAACTTACCTGTCTGGGCGGAAAGCCTCATTCATGTTTCCATCTTTTCACTGTGTAACTCTCTTTCCGTAGGTCTCAAGCCCTAGCTGTCCAGATAAAATTACATAGAAATGGCTGCCCTTCTTTTTCAGCTGTACAGAGGACACATTTTTACATGAACTTCATCCAGCACCTGTAGGAGCACCTCCTTATTGCAGTTCCTGTCCCATGAATTGGCCTGAATTGCTTTCTGCACATCAGAACAATCTCTCAATATCCAGAGCACGTGTTTGCACTTCCAGAAAAAAGTTTTTATAGACTTTAAGCTGAGAACTTTCAAAAGACTTTTCAGGGTTTAGACATTTACCATAATGAAACATGTATTTACATATTTGATCATTGTGGAAATCCATGTTTTCAAATCTGACTGAAGTCTTGCCTAAATTTCCTCCTTCACCTGTCTTAAAAGTACCAGACTGTGCTCATCATCCTTATGTTTCAAGAAGTTCCAAAGATGTGCCACAGTCATTTTATTAAGGACGCTACAGAACACAAAGCTGAGCAGCTCTGCCTGTGACGACACAGAGCAGACTTCTAACTAACCAAGCTagcactgaagaggaaaaaaaactgctTTGCCAGACAGTTTAGAAGTGACTCTATACTCAGATAGTGTTTACAGTGAAAGAAAGGCAATTTGATCTCCAAATCAATACAGGAGAATCCAGCACATCCTGGGCATGCTTCACTAGAGTAAATCCAGAGCTTTTTATTCAAATTGAACCCATTCAACAATGAAACCCTTCATGCCTGCGTAGTTAATCATTGTCTTGCTTTAACATTGAAACACTTCTGTGTTGAAAGCCTCTCTGGCTTTTCTGAATAAAACCAAATAATCCATATTTACACATTTGTAATCTGTCCACAATCCAACAGCATCGCAATTCTTAAAACGTGCAATTTAGTCAGTATAAGTGAATAGTCAACCCCACTgatactgtaaaactgtatttttggaCCTTACTTGAAGGGCAGCCACTTCAATTCATATTCAGAGATGCCCTTTCTCCAAACAGTTCATTTGGTGTTAAATGGGAAATATCAGAAGTCCACCCCACTCTTCTCAAATACTTCAGTCATAGCAGAAATGTTTCCTGCTAGTGAGTTAAATTCCAGTTACCTCTGACTGCCTGTTTCAGACAGAAAGTCCTAAACTTTTGATGCAACGTAAGAATCAAAACAAACTTTGTTCTTTGTGCCTAAACCCTATGAATACAGCAGCCAAAAGGAATCATCGCAGCTTTCACCTCTCACACCTTCTAGACTGTATCCAAGCATGTTTTGGTACATAATCCCAGTCCACATGCTAAAAAACGTGTATACTTTTACAGCTAGACTTGCAAATTTAAGAATAACTGTTTAGGGAGTAAAGGGGATCTTTCTTATAATTCAAAGCAACCTGGgaatataaaagcaaaatattgctgaaaaattagaaaaaaaaatcctaaaatgtCCCTTATATACAAATGACCTACGATGCCACTTTGAATGGGGACAAATGAGACATCTTTATTAGGATTTTGACTGAGCAGGCACAGATACATTCTAGTGTAGCAGAATTAAATGCGTTTGTGAGCTGTAATTAAAAGTCTGAACGACATAGCTTTTCATGAATATGAACACCTACCAGAACAGGGATGTTGCTCCCAGCTAGTCTCAGAAAAGTACTTAATTATCAAAGAATTACTTCCTGGCCTACATACAGAGACATCACAATTCCAGAATATTAGGCTGCCCACAGAATCCATCCATCCTGGTAAAACGTGCATGTTTCTGAATTGATACTACTACTTACATAAGCAATTCAAGTACAGCCATTGCATACAAGTATATACTATACTACTATTTAGATTTATTCTGACAGCTATCAGAACTGTGGCTACTGTTAATCTGCCTTTCTAAGTGCAGTGACAGTGTCCATTAATTTGGGAATTACTGCAAGTTGTGGTATAGGAAGATCATGAgggaatttttttggtttttttgctttttgttttttggttgggtttttttttaccttgtgtAACTTTGCTGTGTAGGATGAGCTGACACAGCATACATTCCTATAATTAAGGCAACTGCATGAGTGCTGAAAAACTCCTACAAATATTGCATATAAATAAATCATAGGTTTAAAGCCAAAAGGAACCTTTAAATGATTTCCTGTTAGTTCACATAATTATATTTCATTAAGTTCTAATGTGCCAAACCCAGTAACTTATTAAAACAAGCTACCTTCTCCAGAGGTGTAATCATTTTTTGATTTGAAAATAGAGGTGGAGAATTTGTTACCTCCACAAATAGTTTGTTATAATGAGGGAAAAAGCACAATCTTCCTGttaaaaatgtgtgctttttttaattaacttcagGTCTGGGCTACTGGTTCTTGCTCAGCCTATCTCTGCTAGGATATAGAGGCCTTTGGTAGTTTTTAATCTTCAAGATACGTGTATATTAATCAGTCTTCTTAATGCAATACAGTATGAGTTCTTGCACaaccttttctcttctgctgaatCATCTGTGGTTCTGTGCCTTACCCAATATTTCAACATCCTTTCTGAAATGTATGCATTCCTTCCTTACCTAAATAAGGCTACACCACAATAAAGTTTTTCCCTACTGCTCACTTTTCTCCTATTTATGCAAGAAACATTTTAGTGTCTTGGCTCACAGTAAGAACATTTGTCCAGTTCTAACCTTTAATCCTCTGCAGGATAGTCTCTGTATTCCTAGAATCAGCCATTTTGGAGATCTCTCAAATTCTGTGCTCCTACATACATAACCTGGCATTTAGTTGTATTGAAATGATACAAGTCACACGTTACTAACTTAAATTAGCAAAAAAAGTTAATCAGTCTTTGGAGTAAATGCCATTTTTTGCTTTCTACCCAAAAAGTGTGGAAGAAAATTGACTAATATAGGTCTTGGAACCTTTCCCAGGAAACCCTTTTGGAAATGCCAGTAATTCTTTACTGACATCTTAAAGGGTAGTTGTCAGTGGTAGGAAGCACTTGGGTCTTTAAGGCAGTTCTTGACTTGAAGGTCTACATTTCTTCTGGCAATATAAAGCAACATTTCAATTTCACATGATCACATGATGTCACACAGAAAGAGCATGTACAATACTTTGCACTTCCTGCCCTTGGACAAATACTCAAACTTCCAAATAATATGGATTTACAGATCAGCACTACCCCTCACCAGCAGATATATTAGGAATGTAGTCATTTTATTCTGTTCAGTCTTTTAAGTAATAAGGAATATCTGTAAGGAAGACAGGAAATTAAACATTTACATCCTTCTTCCCCCAATACTTCCTCCCAATCTTACAAACCTGAATGTCAAAGCCTACAGTCTTTATCCAGACACGCTTCAGGGCTTTCAAGTGAGGAAAATATGATTTCACAGGCAATTCTTTAGCTTGGAAGAgttgaaaataaacagaaacccATTTATTTCTATACGTTCAAGAGACCTTTTTGCTAGCTTCCCATCAGGTGAATTTAAGTAGATGGATCCTGCTGAATAAGTGGTTATGTAGCAATTTTCAGAAGCAGCCTTCCAGGACATGTGATAACTTTGATATCTTATCTTTAAACCAGTAGCATGTTATTTCACATACAAACTCACCTTAATTAGCTAGACTTATCTGAGAAAGTACTAGTCAACTAAGAAAGAGTGAGACTGAATGATGGATAGCATTATTTAATAACTTTCCTCAACTGTCCACATAGCATCAGCACCCAAGTTGTTCATGAATCAGTTTCTGAACAGTTCAGCATTTTCAGCTAAACTAATTGGTGCAACATACTTTAAAACAGCCTCTCCTAAGTTGTAGTAGTAGTTGAGCATTTACGTACAGACTACCAGCCACCCAACACTACAGTTTGTCTGTGATGAATTTGACGTTAAGAACACACACAGAATAAAAGCCACAGTACAGGACCATGAGGGAGAGACAGCAAGTTTGtcacaaaaaggaaacacaattGAAGTGGGCCTTGACTTCTTGAGCAAATTTCCCATCCTGCATTGCTTTAGCTGGTGCTATAAAAACAATTCTTTCTCCAAATCTTGACAGTACAAAAACATCTTTTGCATATCTACCTCTCCCAAACACAATGAGGAACTCCATGGCCACTACCATGTCCAAAAGAAACTGCCTGCTTTCACACACTAAATCCTTTTCAACAGGAAAGGAAGTGCTGGTAGCCTATAGGTGTATACTTCAGAAAGACATTATTCTGCTTCTGTCACATTTAACAAGGTACAGTAGGAAACAGAGGCACTGAAATCCTTTTCCCAACACAGATCTGCTCTCAGCCTACAAGGTGGACAAGATTTGCTGATGCTACAGTAAAAGCATGAATACCTGCAATTATAAAGTGGGCTGAAGCCATGCTGTAACCCTTTTCATGATTTCATCCGATTTCTAGAATTGTGATGTCCTGATGTCTGGTATGAAGATAATCATCATAGAGTTATATTTATCATGCAGCAACTAGGCACCTGCTCTGCCACCCCAATTTCAGTTACAGTTCAGTAGCAACAACTGCTGTAGCAAAAGCTGACCATGATTTGTTGGTACATAACCAAGATATTGTTTAAAGCTACAAAGATAGATAATATGGTGGTTAAGGAAGATACTAGATGCCTTTTATTATAGGCTTTCTCTGTGTGTTAAGATAAAATGGGAGGAAGGGGACGAGGTGACAACACTCGATAGTGTAGtatttccctcccctccaaacATTCAAAACAAGTGTAGATGTTGCTGGTTCTTGCAGATGAAGCTTCTATAACAGGTTATCTTTTTCCACCATATTAAATCAGTCAGGTTTGTCCCAATGAGGTTAGAACCAAGCAAAGGGAAgccattttaaaatagttatacTGTCAAGGGGAGAGTCAGTTGTAAAACACTTTAGTATGTACTTTCTATACGTggtctttttcaaagaaaatttccAGTTACATCCTGATGTGCCTAAGCGCCAAAACAGTAATcatttaaaccattttaaaagctgcttctCACATAGGAAAAGGTCAGTCAAGCAATTCAGATCTTGAACTAGATCCTTCCGTGATTATTAATGTCATTATAACCATATATGTGGTTTATAATGTGCTCCAAATAAAGGTGAAGGCCAGTATACACTGACCCCTACCACAGATATGACGGTAAGATGAAGTCATAAGCATATTCCTGATATATCAGTCATCATGTACTTTCTATGTCAGTCTTATCAAGTGCCATCTCTCAGCAGAAACAGCAATATAATCTGGCATGTTAAGAACGGCTCATGTACAGTGTTATGACATTAACTGCAGATTTCCTCAAGCCTTCTGTCACTGAATGCCAGGAAGCAgacaggcaggagctgctctcaCATATGACTATTCCAGCCTAGCAATGTCCCATTCCTAAAACTAGGATGCTAGCTAATACCTCAGCTTCAGCAGACCCGTAGTTCATTCTCTAAGCCATagatttttgcttttaagttttttaGTTCTCCTTGAATTTTACGGGTTAGTCTGTTTCCTTGGCGGACCTCATGGAGAATTGCAAGATCCTGGTCTGGTCCAATATTCAGAGTCacctaaaaaggaaaagaaaaacaaattaagaaaacaaagcagtacAGAATACAATTTAGAGAGTATTATGACGAGGATACGAGGGAGAGAATGCTAAAGGAGACCCTTTGTAGCTAGCAAAGAGGATGCTTAAGCTAATATCACTAGGCTAATACATATCACCAATAGAAAGGTGCTATAAAGAACAAAGCTTTCATACATTATGGTATTGTATTACTTGTGAGAAAGAAATCTGGATAGAATATAATCAAGTTTACCCATAACTTGTCAACTCTTTTCTAATTCCTGCATTATTTAGAGACccacaaaaaaaggcaagttaaatTACTTATCAGCTAACTTTTATGTGGTTCTAAGTACCTCACCTGATATGATGACATTTTGTCATCTTTTGCTACTAGAACTAGAGGTGGTTTAACAGCTGTGGCCAACCTGCTGCCTTCTGAACGGCATACAATTCAAGAGCAGTTCAAGTACAATGCCTAGTCTTAGGCCATGCCATATGGCCCATACTGAGCCGAACAAAGGCTACTGGATAATCAGAATTCCTCATGGCAAGCTAGCCAGGGCTGCCATTTCCTGTCACCCTGGAACTGGATAGATAGCATGCCAGCCCAGTCACTTTcaacagcagagcagcacagcctTGGAAGCTGCTCTCAAAGCCCTCTTTTCTCTCGACCCTTTAGGGCATCTCATTGTCATCATGTAGTTCTTGGTCAAAGACTTTAATATGCAAATCAGAAAATTTAGTCATCTGTAGTCATTTTGACCTCAAGTGATGAGAAGGATTTAAAGATCACTCTGAAGACTTCTAGCAAGTATTTTGCTCCTCTGCCCTCTTGTGGTTAAAAGTGTAAAGAAATTAAGAATACAATTAAGAGGACAATCACAGTTACAAAACATACAGGTCTGTAGTAAAGGTATCATAGGCAATTTTTCCCCCATTCACATATGCTGTTTAGTCCTTaaagaataaagtttaaaaactcacagcccaagaaaaaaaacagaaaaaaaacccaaacaaaaaaaccccaacacaaaaacaaacaaaaaatttaagtAATTAGGGAAGACAAGTGCATTAGTCTAACTAAACTGAACTGTGCGCCAAaagtacagaaaacaaatgaattgGTGGCACTGCCAGACTTCTGAAGGAGAGTCAGTTGAACAAAAACTATGCCTAGATCAACCTCCTAAGCATATCTTAGATAAATATCTCATCCTAAACTCCAAGCAACATCAAGGCTGTGACTTCCCTTCTAAGCTGTTCTGATGTTCATCTACATATCTGGAAGGTACTAGAGAGTACACAGCTTCAAGTTCCAGCCATTGTTTCTGCAGTGATTTTGGCAGAGTTACAACTGAGATATTAACAAAAGAATAAATAGAATATTCACAATACTTAAGTCAATGATCTACCTCTTactggaacaaaaccaaacactatGGCCCCCAGAAAGAAAACCaatcagcattttctttgcagGATATACTTCTGAAACAAACTACTTAGCTGTCTCAAAATTGCAAGGCAGTAAAGTGAGCTACAGGCATCAGATAAGAACTCTCAGAGTTGCAACAAAAATACACAGCTAATGTATAATCAGGACAGTTCCTGGCAAGCTTGATGCCTGATTAACAAAGAcaaattttttttgcttcataAAATACATAAGAGGGCAagttttttcaaatattaatatcTAAAGgaacacttaggaaaaaaattatttccttaactCTAgggaaatactgcatttaaatACTGAGAATACACCTCTATAGGGTAAGCTCATAATAGTCTGCCTCAGAAATGCTTAGCAATTACCATAAAAAGCTGTTTCTCTACATCTTTCAACTTCTGCCGAAGCTGTTTAATGTCATTCTTGAAGCCTTCCACTTCCATATTACGACGTTTTTCCAAGGCTTCATATCGCTGAGTCATCAGCTTCAGGCgcttccccatcttttctgaGCGTTCCTATGGAGATGAAAACTCAATAGGGTatacaaaataaaacctgcaagATCATCACACAGCTAGCAGATGATTACAGACTAATTACCTTAAAGAGTTCTCTGCCAACATCTCCCTCCTCACGAATCCTAGCCAGCTCACCTTCCAGGGTGACACACTGCTCTCTATACATGTTTGATAGGCGCTGTTCCTGCATTAGCTGTTCTTGCAGTGACTAGGACATAGGAGGAACAGAAAGAATCAACTCAAAAGCCAGTGCTCACAAAATTTCAACTGCTCTGGAAAAGCAAGTGTGATAGATTGACAATATGACAggcaaataaaaattaacaactgGAGCTACAGCTAAGGAGATAACCAGGTAAGGACAATATTCTAAACCCACTTCCATTACCAAAACCTTTTCATTAGATTATCGGTTCTGCCTGACTGCTCATCATCAAAGGactctctcctcttccccttaaaaataatattcaactaatgctgtaattctgcttttcacagctgcttGCCCAGTACTGCATTTCATTCAGTAGTAGATGAAAACAATTCCCTATTACTTGTTTACTTTCCAATTCCTTATTGCCTGTTTACCCACTTCAAATCTCCCAACTTCTCACTGGAAATATACCTGAAGTGGAAATAAAATCCTGACTACCGTAGAAGAGCTGGGGGACATCAACTGAAAGGACTTATTCTCCCCCAACAGCAGCAAGGAACATATAGACACTGCATTCTAAGTCCATTAGCTGAGACCATTTACACTAAAAGAAAGGCATGTGCAACAAGCAGGTTAAGAACTGTTGGCCCACATATCGCACAGCTTGCAGAAGTAGGGAATTGTCCCGGGCATAAAAGAAACTGACAGTGAAGTGCTACCATAAGTCATGGGAAGCCACTACAGCTTTGAAACAGCGGCTAGCTACTGCCTATCTAGGCAAAACCCAGATGCTTCCAATTTTCTAGTCGAAAACTGTTAGAGCCTCTACCTAGAACAAAAACAAATTacctttatttctctgctgtggaGTTTCCAAGCTCCATCATCTGCTCGAAGCATCTTCTTGGTACCTCTCtgcttcttctctcttcctggcTCCCTACTGATAGTAAGCTGATCCAGATCTTTGTCAAGTTTCCTCAGCAGActgtccttctctgccatccATGCTTTCTCATTGGCTCGGGCATCAAACTTGAGCCGAAGAAAGTCACGGGTACTCTCATATAAGAGATTTTGGGTCTTATGGAGTCTGTAAAAAGGGATCGCAGTGGAGTTAATTAACTTCTTTCCTAGTTCCTACCTTAATTTCCTCAGTCATCATTGCAAGTTGGaagaagcatggaagaaaaagataGGTGTTTTCCTAACGAGTTTAGCTCTTCTTATCTAATGAAAGAAGTGATATTCTTCCAATGTGAAATAGGATTTTTAATATGTAGATTACTCCATCTTCTTCCACACACACTACCAAAGAGATGGCTCATAATGTGcttttctgcctgctgcaggaagCAACATACTGaaagccaaaatatttctattgttCCCCTCTCTTCTCATCTCATGACTACATCATGGTTATTCTCTCACACTCACTTATCTGTTATAGTTTTGATCTTGTCCTGGTCCCTCTGATGCTGGAGCTGGGCTTCCTCCATGTGAATCCGCCTGTCCTCTAGTAGTGCCTCAACCTGTTCCTTGGATAATCGTGTCTGTTCTTCTATCTGAGCTTGCAGGGCCTCCACCTGAATAAGCAAAAAACACATTACTGAATAAGACCTCACAGCACCTCTGCTCCTGTCCTTGCAAGTCTCTTAAATTCCAAGATTCAGATCAAAGACTCTACCCCATAATACCTTTGAGAGTTCTAATgtctcaaatttttatttttgttttaatgctaAGTATTTCAAGCAgctaaaacattttaagaaaaaaatcatgctaaAGGCAAGACAGGCATATTATAAGCAGCAACAATAGATTGAAGATATTGGAAAGATTTAAATTGCACAAAGGATGTGACAAATCCTTTGGAATATGCAGAGACACTTCTGTCCCTGTGCTACCATCTTCCGATGAAATGGTaatataaaaa from Harpia harpyja isolate bHarHar1 chromosome 6, bHarHar1 primary haplotype, whole genome shotgun sequence encodes:
- the CCDC77 gene encoding coiled-coil domain-containing protein 77, whose product is MSATDCSPGSSPRSRRLATPHVSSRYASSQSPSQQDFTPLPSINERLAFLRPSRELLEYYRKKIDDFDEEHEDLVKRLERYKETYDEQHKLQWEVHQREEEIVELQKALSDMQVYLFQEREHVLRLYSENDRLKIRELEDRKKIQHLLALVGTDRGEVTYFHKEPPHKVTVLQRPAKSRESHEQNDTSRTGTKRSTSKPAAKGEKPEGPERYQRDNQTLLLQVEALQAQIEEQTRLSKEQVEALLEDRRIHMEEAQLQHQRDQDKIKTITDKLHKTQNLLYESTRDFLRLKFDARANEKAWMAEKDSLLRKLDKDLDQLTISREPGREKKQRGTKKMLRADDGAWKLHSREIKSLQEQLMQEQRLSNMYREQCVTLEGELARIREEGDVGRELFKERSEKMGKRLKLMTQRYEALEKRRNMEVEGFKNDIKQLRQKLKDVEKQLFMVTLNIGPDQDLAILHEVRQGNRLTRKIQGELKNLKAKIYGLENELRVC